The sequence CGCGGTGATTTCGTCCTCCACCTCATCGTCTGCCACTTCGTGGACGAAGCGCTCGAGCTGAAGATCCTTGTAGCCCGTCACAACGATTTCCGGCGCGGTTTCGTAACGGATTTTGATCGTCAGCGGTTTGCCCGGTTCGAAGTCGATATTCTCGAGCACCGGTGCGCCGATCGGGCGCAGGTTGCGCTCCTCGAGCGCCTGCTGGAAGAATTCGTTCGACAGCTTTTCGATGGCCTGATACTCGATCATGTCGCCGAACCGTTTTTTCACGATGGCGAGCGGCACACGGCCCGGGCGGAATCCGGGAATGGTGAGCTTCTTCCCCTCTTCGCGATACGCTTTTTCAAAGTGCGGGACGAGATCCTCGGCCGGCACCACAATTTCCATTGCGTGTTCGACGTCGTTCGTCGACTGAATCAGTACGTCCAAAAGAATACTCCTTGTCTTGCTCGTAGGTGTCTTGTGCGAATGGGGGGACTCGAACCCCCACGGGTTGCCCCACCAGATCCTAAGTCTGGCGCGTATGCCAATTTCGCCACATTCGCTCTTAATTTAACATTTTTATTTGTAACGAATTACAGAACCGGAATATTGGGCCTTGTTTGTATCTATTGGTACCAAAATTGCCCGATTTGCATCCAAAATGGTACCAATTTGGTGCCAGATGGAGCCAGTTATTCTGGTAGCAGTGTCACCAGAATAAACGTCTTGCATCCTACCAGCAATTTCGGTCTCTTGTGCATGAGAAGCTATCCAGTACCGAAGGCTACCCGATAACTGAGGCATACTCATGGCAGTATAACCCAAAGCAAACGGCAAGAACAAAAAACTGAGTGTTAAGCAAAGCGGGTATTGCGACAAGAAACAACGCACCAAGTCCCTGTACTTGCGGGGCGGAGTGTGGACATTGCGATAGACGACAGCGGATTTCAAGAGAACACAGATAAGTTGTGACACAAGCGATCTCGACGAGGCAGTCGAGTTCATGCACGGCTTCTCTCCTCATCTGCCCCCACCTCTTCAGAAGGCGCATCAAACCGGGGAGAACCTAAAAGATAAAGTAACGCAAGAACAAGTCAAAGACCAAACAAACTCTAAGGTCAGATCGCGCAAGGAAGCATGGGCGTTGACGCTCTCCGCACTGGAGACAGGAGCACTGCAGACACCCACACTCAAGACACACCGGGAAAGCACACTGAGCAACTTCCGGAAAACGATAGACAGATTCCTCAGATTCGTGGAGACCGCTACCTACTCTGAAAGCAAGTCCTGGACCAGATACAACGAAAAGGCTCTTCAGCGTTTCTTCGATCTGTTTCTCGAATCACTCGATGTAGCGATCACTACAAAACGGAATTGCACGCGCGACGTTTCCATCATCCTCAATCCTATGGTGGAGCACGGAGTCATCGAGCAGAATCCTCTTTACTACCGCACCAAGAAGACAAAGAGAACCCAGTCCGAAAAGGCACAGAAGAAGAACGAGTACGCCGTCTTCTCCATCGACGAATTCGGGAAGATCGTGAACACGATGGATGAGGCTCTCGACCAGCCAAGCACCGAGGGCGTGTGCTTCAAATACCTTCAGAACCTGTTGTAGGACGTAGGCGACATGACGGTGATGACCTTTGCCACCGGGATGAGGATTTCCTAGATCACTCATCTCCGCTGGGAAAACGTCCGACTCAGCGAAGATCCGGAACAACGGTGGATCTTCGTCCGTGCAGAACCAAACGGAACGTGGGCACCCAAAACGCAGGCATCCGTGAGAGACATTCCGCTCCCTGATGGTGAGATTCTCAGAATTCTCCTTCGGCGGTATCGAGGTTACTCGTCCAAAGTGAAACGTCTCGGAGCAGATGTGATGGACCCGCATGTCTTCGCACGAGGATCTCGGATACCAGATGGAACACCTTCTGTCTACACCAAGGATTACATCAGCCACAGGTTCAAATATTACGTGACGAAGGTGTTTGGAGCGGCGGATAAACGTCACTTCCATTCGTTGCGTCACAGCATCATTTCCTTGTGGGTCAATGGTGATCCACAGGGCCGCGTACAGAAACTCTCGATTTACCAGGCCCATGACATCGCCGGGCACACCAGTTCCGCTGTGACTGAAACCTACATGCACACCAACACAGAGATGATCAAGCGTGAAGCGATGAAAGTATAAATCAAGCTTGAAAGACCCGAGCTCCTTCAGTCGTTCGTTCCCAGTGAGTGACAGAAACCAAAATATATCCATTCCAGATATACTATCTGGTACAATTCGCTAAAATTCAGGTGTATTATCGATATCCCGCCAATATGGAAGCATATTATGGTACCATTTTATGTTTATTAACCACAATTCTTCTCGAGAAAGCCAGACCATCATAATCGGTCCGTCTCGGCATGCCACGCGATTGTCACGTCTTTCTGGATATTCGAATCAACGAGGCTATGCCGTAGGCCTCTTCGGTGTTCTCCCAGTAATCCGGCAGTCTGCTGAACACTCCCGTCCAGACTGTCCAGACTTCATGACTTGCATTAAAAGCGGATTCGTTATAGATTAATTTATGTATTCAAAGGTAATCCGTCTTGTCATACTGGTTTCTTTCTCAATCTCGATGACCATCCCGTGCAGCGAGATGATGTACGGTCTATCCGGACAGCAAAGGACGGAAACCACGTACAAACAAGCGACAGGGAGTACAGGTGAATCACACTCCGAGCATATTCGTGAGCGTCACACGGACATATGCACATGTCCATGTCACGTCCCTATTGTGACAGGTGAATACCTCGCATTGCTCGGGATGGCTATCGCTACACAAGTCCAAATCTCCGCTCCTCCCAACGCCTGCCCAGGCACCCTCCCGGATATCTTTCATCCTCCGGTTCTGATCTGAGACCGCGCCTGAACGCGCAATCCCCCGCCGTTTAGGACGTTCTGCTGCACTGAAGCAGTGCCGTACGGTTCCAGCGTCTGCTCGACGCTTTCCGTACGAATTCGCCGCTGCGCTGATTCGGCAACCGTCTCCATTCACAGGCCGTGCCTGGAACACATGCATGGCACCAGGAGGATCCTCCATATGATCGAAGGTATCATTCGTTTTTCAATACGCAACAAGCTCATGGTGAGCCTGTTCACTCTTGCCCTCTTGACGGGTGGCATTTACGCGATGCTCGGACTTCCGATCGACGCTGTTCCAGACATCACCAACAATCAGGTCCAGATCATCTCACGCGCTCCCTCGCTCGCAGTACAAGAGGTGGAAAATTTCATCACGGCACCTATCGAATTTTCCGTCACAAATATCCCTCGCGTGATTGAACTGCGTTCAATCTCGCGACTTGGAGTCTCGGTGGTGACGGTTGTTTTCGAGGAGGGAGCAGACATCTACTGGGCACGCCAGCAGATCGGCGAGCGGCTGCGTGAAGCCGAAGCACAAATCCCCGACGGACTCGCGGAAATCGAACTCGCTCCGGTCTCCACCGGACTTGGCGAGATTTTTCAGTACACCCTCGAGATAGATCCGACGCAACGCGGTAAGTACACGCTCGAGGATCTGCGCACGATGCAGGACTGGATCGTTCGTCGCCAGTTGCTGGGCACAAAAGGTGTCGCCGATGTCAACAGCTATGGCGGCTTCGTCAAACAGTACGAGATTGCAGTGAACCCTGAAAGGCTCCGGGCACTGGGCATCTCAATGACCGATATCTTCGATGCTCTCGAGAAGAACAATCAGAATACCGGCAGCGCCTACATCGATCGCAAACCGTCGGCCTATTTCATCCGCGGTGTTGGCCTCGTGCGCACGCTTGAAGACATCGAAAATGTTCCCATCGCTCGAGTGAACAATCTACCTGTGTTAATCCGAGATGTCGCCTCGGTCCGGTACGGGCACGCGACGAGATACGGGGCGCTCGTCTCCGATACCTCGGAAACAGTCGGCGGTGTGGTGATGATGCTCAAGGGAGAGAACGCCAATCTCGTGATCGCTAATGTCAAAGAGCGGTTGGAGGCTATCCAGAAATCGTTGCCCGCAGAAGTGCGCATTACACCATTTCTCGACCGTTCGGACCTTGTCGGACGAGCTATCAACACAGTATCGCGCAACCTCATAGAGGGCGCGCTGATCGTGATCCTGGTGCTTGTGCTGCTGCTCGGCAACCTTAGGGCTGGTCTGATCGTCGCATCGGTGATACCGCTGTCGATGCTGTTTGCGATTATCATGATGCGTCTATTCGGCGTGACTGGCAATCTGATGAGTCTCGGTGCGATCGATTTCGGCCTCATCGTCGACGGGGCCGTGATCATCGTCGAGAGCATTGTACACCGATTCGTAAAGCATCCTGACATCTTCACACAAGGGCAGGAGCGCATCGATCAAGAGGTGTTCGCTGCATCAAGTCGAATCCGCAAAGCTGCCGCGTTTGGAGAAATCATCATCGTTATTGTGTATCTCCCGATTCTTGCTCTCGTTGGGATCGAGGGTAAAATGTTTCGTCCCATGGCCCAGGTAGTTGGTTTCGCGATTCTCGGAGCCTTCCTGTTGTCGCTGACATGGGTCCCAATGATCTCGGCTGTCATCCTTCGCGTGCGTCACTCAGGGCGGCAGAATGTTTCCGATAAAATAATGGATGCGCTCCATTGGGCGTTTGAGCCCGTGATAGGGTTTGCCCTCCGGAGAAAGCGTATCGTGGTTGGTTGTGCTTTAGCACTGCTGCTCGTCGGCGCGCTGTTATTCGGACGCTTGGGCGGGGAGTTCATTCCTGAACTCGAGGAGGGCGACCTCGCCGCACTGGTGATCACTCTGCAGGGAAGCTCGCCCTCGCATACGGTTGAGGTGGTGCGCACCGCCAATGAGATCCTGCGGAAGAACTTCCCCGAGGTGAAGCACTTAATATGCAAGATCGGACCGGGCGAGATCCCGACCGATCCCACACCGATGGAGACAGGCGACTATATCATCACGCTGAAGGACAAGAGTGAATGGTCGAGTGCGAAATCGCGCGAGGAACTCGTCGAATTAATGGAGGAGAAGCTCGCGGTGATTCCGGGTGTGAAGTTCGAATTCCAGCAACCGATCCAGCTTCGTTTCAATGAGCTGATGACGGGGTCGCGGCAGGATGTCGCGGTGAAGCTGTTTGGTGACAATCTCGACACACTGGCTGAGCGTGCGGAAGCAATCAACGAGCTCATCGGCGGCATTCCCGGCGTGGAGGATCGAAACATCGAACGTGTGACAGGGCTTGCACAGATCGTGGTCGAGTACGATCGTGCACGACTCGCTCAGTTCGGGATTCCGATCGAAGAGGCAAACCGGGTGCTGAGGGCAGGTTTCGCCGGCACGGAGACTGGTGTCGTCTTCGAGGAGGGTCGGCGCTTCGATATGGTTGTCCGGTTGGATCCTCACTTCCGCACCGATATCGACGACATCGCCTCGTTGCCATTGACACTTCACGATGGAACGCAGATTCCACTTGAGCAGGTAGCGCGCATTGGCATTCAGTCAGGACCGGCGCAAGTGTCACGTGAGAAAGCGGCCCGCCGGCTGACCGTGGGTTTCAATGTCCGCGGTCGTGACATCCAGTCCGTGGTAGAAGATGTACAACGTGTACTCGGTGCGAAGCTGCGTCTTCCTGCCGGGTATTACCTCGCCTATGGCGGGGAGTTCGAAAATCTGACCGCTGCGCGAAACCGGCTGGCCATGACAGTTCCCGTAGCCCTGCTCCTGATCGTGCTGCTTTTGTACTTCACGTTCCATTCGATGAAGCAGACGTTGCTCATCTTCTCGGCAGTACCGCTGGCAGCGATCGGCGGTGTGTTAGCGCTCCTCGTACGCTCGATGCACTTCTCGATCTCGGCGGGAGTGGGATTCATCGCGTTGTTCGGCGTCGCAGTGCTCAACGGTATCGTGCTCATCTCCGAATTCAACGCGCTCGAGCGCGACGGCGTGACAGATATCGAGGAACGCGTGCGGAGTGGCCTGAAAACACGCTTGCGCCCTGTTGTCATGACCGCCGCTGTAGCATCGCTCGGCTTCCTTCCGATGGCTATCTCGACGTCAGCGGGTGCGGAGGTACAGCGCCCTCTTGCCACCGTGGTCATAGGCGGTATCCTGACTTCGACGTTTCTGACACTGGTTGTGCTTCCTGTTCTGTATGTACTCGTGACGCGTGGAGGGTGGTTCCGGCGTGGATGGTTCCGCCTTCGGGGGCAACGTACCGCCGTGACCGCCGCTATTGCACTCTTCCTGTGCTCGGCTGCTCCCACCCAGGCGCAAGAGGCGATTCCGACCGGACTCACGCTGGACCAAGCTATCTCGCATGCGATCCGCACCAACCTCGAAGTGACCGCCGCGGAGAGGGAGTATGAGGCGGCGGACGCCGCACGCGGTGCAGCGTGGGATGTGGGCAAGACCAGCATCGACTTCGAGTATGGGCAACTAAACTCGCCAATGAACGACAACGCCTTGACCCTCGCACAGACCTTCTCCTTCCCAACACTGTATCTTTCGCAGCGCCGCCTGGCGGGGGCGGTTGCTGATCGCGCAGGTGTGCTGCGATCGGGCACACGGCTTGAAATCGCAACACAGGTCAAGCGGCTGTACTGGCAAATCGTGTATCAGAGCGCGATGCGCCAACTGCTGTCATCTCAGGACAGCCTCTACAGCGGCTTCCTGCATGCAGCTGAACTTCGCGCGAAGGTCGGTGAAACGACAAAGCTCGAGGCGATGACGGCACGATCGCATCAAATGGAAGTGCGGAACCAACTTCGCGAAATAGAGATCGACCAAGCAACTGCGGGACGCACTCTGCAAGTACTTCTTAACGTCGAGCAAGCAGTCCGGCCCCTCGATACCACGCTGCCCGCAGCCACGGAAGTTTCTTCCATCAAGGACGGAGCGACCGGTAGTCCCCATCGCCTACTCCCTATTTTAGATAGAGAGATAGCGGAGAAGGAGGCCACAGTAGAGCTGCACCGCGTGCTTCCCGACATCAGTCTTGGGCTGACCACACAGACGATGAACGGAGTGGCGGATCCGAACAGTGGACGCCTCTATCCCTCCGGCCAGCGCTTCACGGGCGTGCGAATAGGCGTCGCTGTTCCGCTTTGGTTCCTCCCCCAAGTCGCGAAAGTGGAGGCCGCCGGCATCCGGGCCGAGGCCGCACGCGCGCGCTCGGAGTACCGCATACGCTCTCTTGACGTCCAAATCCGGAATTTGCGCGATGACGTCTCGAAGTACCGCAATAGCCGCATGTACTACGAAGAGCAGGCGCTGCCCGAGGCACGGCAGATCGAGCAGCAAGCCGTGAAGGGGTACAGTTCCGGTGCGATGGACTATCTCGAGTACGTGCAGTCCATTACCCGTGTAAACGAGATCCGTCGCAGTGCCTTGCGAGCGTCGTTTGATCATCTTATGTCAATCATCAACTTTGAATATCTTGAAGGAATAGAGAAATGAATAGATTAATGGAATCCGCGATGGCGTTCATCACCTACATGACCGTAATTCTCGTCGCGGCAGGTTGCGGCGAACGGAGCGGGTCAGACAAGGCACACAACAATTTGGAAGAAATGAAGACTTCGGCTCCCACCTCTGGGCGCTCCGAACATACCGTTCCTACTGATGGAGAGGAGCATGAAGAACTCGCTGAGAACATCGTTGAACTTTCGCAGGATCAGATAGCACTTGCAGGCATCTCGTATGGTACCGCTGAGAAGGGTACCATTGGTGACGCTCTTCGGGTCACAGGAACCGTACGGTCGACACCTCAGGGCACCGCGTCTGTGAGCATGCCCTTCGGCGGCTTCATCAAGTCGACATCGCTGCTGCCCGGTGCGTCTGTGCGCAAGGGTCAGGTGCTTGCGATTATTGAGAACACCGAGTTTGTTGACCTTCAGCAGAACTATCTGGATGTAAGGCACCGCCTCGGGTATGCTGAGGGCGAATTCAAGCGGCATCAGGAGTTATTCAAGGAAGACGTCTACTCGCAGAAAAGCGCACAGCAAACAACGGCGGAGTACCAATCGCTGAAAGCACAACTGCGAGGGCTCGAGCAGAAACTTGTCGTGCTCGGAATCAATCCGGTAACACTGAATGAAGACAACATTACGGCCCTACTGCCCGTTCGCTCACCTATCAGTGGCCACGTTTCGGGCGTGAACGTCAACCTCGGTAAGTACGTCTCGCCGACCGACGTACTCTTCACGATTGTCGGCTCGGAGCAGCTCATCCTTGAGCTCACCCTGTTCGAAAATGACGCGCGTACAATCGCGTCTGGGTCGTCTGTGCATTTCACTGTTAACAACGAGAAGCATGAACACTCCGCTACTGTGTATCAGGTCGGCAGTTCAATCACCGCATCCCGAACCTATTTGGCCTATGCTACGGTGCGCCCCCCATGTCCAAACCTCCTGCCCGGCATGTATGTGAATGCGCGAATCGAGCACGGTGACCGTCAGGCCTACGTCGTACCAAAGGAAAGCGTCGTCTCTTTCAACGACGTTTCGTACGTACTGGTATTCGAACGGCAGAAAAGTGAGAATGGAAAACCGTTCACAGAATACCGGTTCATCAAAATCCGTGCAGGCGCCTCCCGCGAAGGTTTGATTGAGATATCTCCGCTTGAAGAGGTCGATCTCCAACAAGCGAAACTTGTCATCAAGGGCGCATACGCACTCCTGTCCGCGAAAAGGAATGCGGGCGAAATGACATGCGGATGAGGTAGCGAATGACAACGAAGCTGAGCGATAGGATCACATGGCGCGTTGCCAATCTCGACTGCGAGAATGAGGCGCGTACTATTGAGAAGAGGCTCTCTGCATTTCCCGGACTCTCTGAACTATTAGTGTATCCACAAACGGCCAAGGTCTCGTTCATCGTGGGCACTGGCGCCCCCGAACTTGAATCGATCAAGGAAACACTATCAGAGCTGGGCTTTCCGATTCTGCATGAGGGAGCGGCGCCTGTGTACCCTCCCGTGTGGCGAAACAACAAGGTGATTGTCTCGGCTGGTTCAGGTGTGCTTTTGGGTGTTACCTACCTCCTTGAGTCGATTGTGCTGCCCCCATCACTGCTCTCTACGGTTCTTTACGGCATTGGCATGCTGCTCGGTGGCTGGTATTTCTTTCGCGAGGCAATCACCGACTTTGTCCGTGAGAGAATTGTCGGGATAGAGTTGCTTATGATGGTGGCCGCCATCGGAGCATTTTTGCTGGGACAGCATGTTCAAGCATTGATTTTGGTGTTCCTGTACTCAATTTCGGAGGCGCTTGAGGGTTACACGGTCGATAAAACACGAAATGCCGTTCGTGCATTGATGAACCTGGCGCCAGGCATGGCAACCGTGCTACGGGATTCTGTCGAGGTTGACATCCCTGTCGAGCAATTGGCAGTTGGTGATGTTTTTCTACTACGATCCGGCCAATCGATTCCGACCGACGGTGTGATAGTTGATGGAACCTCGCATGTGAATGAAGCCACACTCACTGGAGAGTCTCGGCCTGTATTAAAAACTATCGATGATCCTGTTTTTGCAGGCACGAACAATGTCGAGGGCATGCTTTCGATCAAGGCGACTCGTACGACAAGCGACAATACCCTGAGTAGAATCATCAAGCTGGTCGAGGATGCTCAGGAAAAAAAGGCGAATTCAGAACTGATGATTCGCCGATTCGGGCGTTGGTATAGTCCGGGTGTTCTCCTCGCCGGGTTACTTCTCGCTGCCGTTCCCGGACTGTTAACTGGGGACTGGAGTGAATGGACCGCAAGAGCAATGGTGTTTATCGTTTCAGCCTCACCCTGCGCTTTGATCATTTCGATTCCAATCACGATGGTGGCGGCGATTGGTACTGGGGCGCGGATGGGAATATTATTGAAGGGCGGGAACGTTCTCGAACAGCTTGCGGGAGTGCGTGCACTCGCTTTCGACAAAACCGGCACTCTCACAGTCGGCAAACCGAAAGTCACCCGCGTCATTTCCGTTGACGGCACCTCTGAAGATCTCTTGATAGAAATTGCTGCCTCGGTCGAGCGTTTTTCAAAACATCCGCTCGCAGAGGCAATTGTCAATGAAGGGCAACTACGTGGGATCATTCCAGGGACTGTGCGAGATGCGACGTCCATCACCGGGAACGGGATTTTCGCGCGATACCGTGATTTGGAAGTGTTCATCGGAAAGAAGGAATGGGTGGCTGCATCATGTGAAACGAGCATTGATGCGATATCAAGTTCTGTGTCGCAATCTGGTCATGAGGAGGATTCAGTAGTCTACATTGCCACGAGGGCTGCCCTGCTGGGAGCGATTCTCATTGGAGACGAAGTTCGACCGAATGCCGCTGAGACAATCAAGAACCTCAATCGCTGCGGCATCACGCATACTGCTCTGCTTACTGGAGATCATTTGGATGCTGCCAGTGCTATTGCCCATTTGACTGGAATTCGAGAGTTCCATGCTAATCTGTCCCCTGAGGATAAAATGGCGGTGATTGCTAACCTGCAAAGCACCTACGGCGCCACAGCTATGATCGGTGATGGTGTGAATGACGCACCGGCGCTAGCGAGTGCGACCGTCGGCATAGCCATGGGGGCGGCCGGCAGTGATGTCGCTTTGGAAACCGCGGATGTTGCGCTTCTGGCTGATGATCTATCCAAGATTTCTCAGTCCCTTCTGCTGGCAAAAAAAGCCCGCCGTGTTGTTCGTCAGAATCTGGTGCTCTCCATGGTAGTGATTACAGCGTTGATCACAGCCTCTTTCTTCGGGGCGACCCTACCGATCGCAGTGGTCGCGCATGAAGCGAGTGAATTCATCGTCATCCTCAATGGACTGCGCTTGCTACGCGATTGATAATAGCTGTGCAGCCTTCACGGCTTCTTCTTGAACAGAGAACGCTTCAACATTTCGGGTTCCTAGCGCTGATTCACGGCTCGGATACAGCGCTATCTTATCCGCAATCAGTATTTTTATCCTCCTCACATTCAATGTTGGGTTCGCGTGCAAGTCAGGTCATCCCGCACCTTATGAGGTTCACCTTAAGCGTCACCCAAGCAGGTTGCGACATCCACATTTCCAAATGACCATACCCCCGGCAGAATTGTGAAAGCATGCTTGGTCATCCGATCTCGCCCTTCATAGTGAGGTTAAATAAGGGGCGGGTTTTTGTCTCATCAATATAGGCAGGAAGGGCGGAAGGGTATCCGTGCTACGGCTGTCGATGTGCGGCGAGGAGTTCCAGAATCTGCGTCGAATACCGGTTGTTCTTTAGATTCCGTTCGTCATAAATGCCTAAACCATTCGCACGCTTGCGCTTTGCAGATGAAACTATACGCGTGGTGAGGTACGCTCTGGAATCGTCCTTCGTCACGTATGGTCCAAGCGATATCGTGACCATCTCTGCGCTGGGCCCTTTGAAACCGAATGATTGCAGGTAGCCATTGATTTGTAGATTGTACGCAGGGTACACACCCGTGCTGTCAAGAGTAGCAAGTTTTCGATCTGTGGCTTCATCCCACAATTCCATGACCCAGGTAAGTGTGTCCGGTACGGTGACCAGGCCGTTGATATCCTCGCTCCACATTTCGATCATCTTGAACATATGTAACTCCAATCCGGGCGAGAGTGAAAAGGGTTTCGAACGTGTGTTTTGATTCACGTAGTCATATGAAGTCTCGAAAGACCCCTCGGAAGTGTTCAGCCGTTCGTCACGCACCGGGCACTGTCCTCCCGGCAGCGAAAACAGCGTCTGCCATTCCACATCATCGTCACGGTCCTGACTGCCGGACTTGTGCAGTTGCAGTTCTCCGTACAGGCACGACACACGCACGTGCGGATACGTTGCAAGAAGGCGTCGATAGTAGAAGTGCATATCATCCTTCGGAAGAGAAGCAGTCTCGTTATCGTCGCTGATTTCATGCAGTGCTGCCATGTTCATTGATTCGATTCGAAGGTGAAGCAAAACAAAAAACACACATGCGACAGTGCCTAGCGCCACAATTCGAGCTACGATCTGCCTGAATACCGGGGCCGGGAGATTCATACCAGGTGCTCCTGTGAAATATTCCGCGATGTGAACTGTACACCCTGATAAGGTGCCATCACCTTTCGATGCGTCGAAGTGTGGCTCACGACTGGATGCGTGAATGAAGCCGCCGAACCCTGTCCGGAAGCAACACTCGTTTATTGTCGAAAAACTACTCACATTAAAGCCTGTTGTCAAAAACTTTTGTGACATCTGTGCGGCGGATGACATGAACACGACTCGTTTACTATCGGCAATGGGGCTCTGCCTGCTTCTGGCAACCATGCCACTCGCACGAGTGAAGGCGCAGGATGGCAATCGCAGTGCGGCGGTGGAGAGGATGGTGCTCTTCGAGGAGTTTACCGGCGAATGGTGCTCGCTCTGTCCTGCGGGCACGATCGAGATGGAAAACGCGCTGCATGCATATGCGGGTCGGGTGGTCCCCGTCGTGTATCACGACAACGATCCGCTCGAGATACCGGAACTGAACACGATGCTGGGAAGCATTCCCATCGATCCACTGTACCCGGGCGGAACCTTCGATCGTGTGCCGTTCGGTATCAGGAATCCGAAACACAAAATGTCCGTCGACCGTGTGGAATTCCTCACAACGCTCGGGGCGGCGGCGGCACGACCTGCCCATACATCCATCGAGGCGTCCGTGACCATCGACCCGGCTGCCCGCCTTCTCACGGTATCGCCGCGTATCGAATTTTTCGCCGCCGACACGGGCGACTTCCGCGTGCAATGTGTGGTGACTGAAAGCGGCATACGCCGCGACAATGTGCAGCGCAACGCGTATGACAAGGACTCGACCAGCTACCCCACCCTGTTCGGGGCGGGCGATCCGCTTCGCAGTTACAGACACAATCATGTGGCGCGCGCGCTGCTGGGCGGCGCGACGGGCAGATCGGGAGTGATTCCGGCACTGCCTCTTGCAGGCGGTGTGTATCAGACGACGTTCACGTACACCGT comes from Ignavibacteriota bacterium and encodes:
- a CDS encoding site-specific integrase, with protein sequence MKRLGADVMDPHVFARGSRIPDGTPSVYTKDYISHRFKYYVTKVFGAADKRHFHSLRHSIISLWVNGDPQGRVQKLSIYQAHDIAGHTSSAVTETYMHTNTEMIKREAMKV
- a CDS encoding CusA/CzcA family heavy metal efflux RND transporter; this translates as MIEGIIRFSIRNKLMVSLFTLALLTGGIYAMLGLPIDAVPDITNNQVQIISRAPSLAVQEVENFITAPIEFSVTNIPRVIELRSISRLGVSVVTVVFEEGADIYWARQQIGERLREAEAQIPDGLAEIELAPVSTGLGEIFQYTLEIDPTQRGKYTLEDLRTMQDWIVRRQLLGTKGVADVNSYGGFVKQYEIAVNPERLRALGISMTDIFDALEKNNQNTGSAYIDRKPSAYFIRGVGLVRTLEDIENVPIARVNNLPVLIRDVASVRYGHATRYGALVSDTSETVGGVVMMLKGENANLVIANVKERLEAIQKSLPAEVRITPFLDRSDLVGRAINTVSRNLIEGALIVILVLVLLLGNLRAGLIVASVIPLSMLFAIIMMRLFGVTGNLMSLGAIDFGLIVDGAVIIVESIVHRFVKHPDIFTQGQERIDQEVFAASSRIRKAAAFGEIIIVIVYLPILALVGIEGKMFRPMAQVVGFAILGAFLLSLTWVPMISAVILRVRHSGRQNVSDKIMDALHWAFEPVIGFALRRKRIVVGCALALLLVGALLFGRLGGEFIPELEEGDLAALVITLQGSSPSHTVEVVRTANEILRKNFPEVKHLICKIGPGEIPTDPTPMETGDYIITLKDKSEWSSAKSREELVELMEEKLAVIPGVKFEFQQPIQLRFNELMTGSRQDVAVKLFGDNLDTLAERAEAINELIGGIPGVEDRNIERVTGLAQIVVEYDRARLAQFGIPIEEANRVLRAGFAGTETGVVFEEGRRFDMVVRLDPHFRTDIDDIASLPLTLHDGTQIPLEQVARIGIQSGPAQVSREKAARRLTVGFNVRGRDIQSVVEDVQRVLGAKLRLPAGYYLAYGGEFENLTAARNRLAMTVPVALLLIVLLLYFTFHSMKQTLLIFSAVPLAAIGGVLALLVRSMHFSISAGVGFIALFGVAVLNGIVLISEFNALERDGVTDIEERVRSGLKTRLRPVVMTAAVASLGFLPMAISTSAGAEVQRPLATVVIGGILTSTFLTLVVLPVLYVLVTRGGWFRRGWFRLRGQRTAVTAAIALFLCSAAPTQAQEAIPTGLTLDQAISHAIRTNLEVTAAEREYEAADAARGAAWDVGKTSIDFEYGQLNSPMNDNALTLAQTFSFPTLYLSQRRLAGAVADRAGVLRSGTRLEIATQVKRLYWQIVYQSAMRQLLSSQDSLYSGFLHAAELRAKVGETTKLEAMTARSHQMEVRNQLREIEIDQATAGRTLQVLLNVEQAVRPLDTTLPAATEVSSIKDGATGSPHRLLPILDREIAEKEATVELHRVLPDISLGLTTQTMNGVADPNSGRLYPSGQRFTGVRIGVAVPLWFLPQVAKVEAAGIRAEAARARSEYRIRSLDVQIRNLRDDVSKYRNSRMYYEEQALPEARQIEQQAVKGYSSGAMDYLEYVQSITRVNEIRRSALRASFDHLMSIINFEYLEGIEK
- a CDS encoding efflux RND transporter periplasmic adaptor subunit; this translates as MAFITYMTVILVAAGCGERSGSDKAHNNLEEMKTSAPTSGRSEHTVPTDGEEHEELAENIVELSQDQIALAGISYGTAEKGTIGDALRVTGTVRSTPQGTASVSMPFGGFIKSTSLLPGASVRKGQVLAIIENTEFVDLQQNYLDVRHRLGYAEGEFKRHQELFKEDVYSQKSAQQTTAEYQSLKAQLRGLEQKLVVLGINPVTLNEDNITALLPVRSPISGHVSGVNVNLGKYVSPTDVLFTIVGSEQLILELTLFENDARTIASGSSVHFTVNNEKHEHSATVYQVGSSITASRTYLAYATVRPPCPNLLPGMYVNARIEHGDRQAYVVPKESVVSFNDVSYVLVFERQKSENGKPFTEYRFIKIRAGASREGLIEISPLEEVDLQQAKLVIKGAYALLSAKRNAGEMTCG
- a CDS encoding cation-translocating P-type ATPase encodes the protein MTTKLSDRITWRVANLDCENEARTIEKRLSAFPGLSELLVYPQTAKVSFIVGTGAPELESIKETLSELGFPILHEGAAPVYPPVWRNNKVIVSAGSGVLLGVTYLLESIVLPPSLLSTVLYGIGMLLGGWYFFREAITDFVRERIVGIELLMMVAAIGAFLLGQHVQALILVFLYSISEALEGYTVDKTRNAVRALMNLAPGMATVLRDSVEVDIPVEQLAVGDVFLLRSGQSIPTDGVIVDGTSHVNEATLTGESRPVLKTIDDPVFAGTNNVEGMLSIKATRTTSDNTLSRIIKLVEDAQEKKANSELMIRRFGRWYSPGVLLAGLLLAAVPGLLTGDWSEWTARAMVFIVSASPCALIISIPITMVAAIGTGARMGILLKGGNVLEQLAGVRALAFDKTGTLTVGKPKVTRVISVDGTSEDLLIEIAASVERFSKHPLAEAIVNEGQLRGIIPGTVRDATSITGNGIFARYRDLEVFIGKKEWVAASCETSIDAISSSVSQSGHEEDSVVYIATRAALLGAILIGDEVRPNAAETIKNLNRCGITHTALLTGDHLDAASAIAHLTGIREFHANLSPEDKMAVIANLQSTYGATAMIGDGVNDAPALASATVGIAMGAAGSDVALETADVALLADDLSKISQSLLLAKKARRVVRQNLVLSMVVITALITASFFGATLPIAVVAHEASEFIVILNGLRLLRD